In one Butyrivibrio proteoclasticus B316 genomic region, the following are encoded:
- a CDS encoding DHH family phosphoesterase codes for MSDKMRLVTRSDFDGLVCAMILKECNLIEDIKFVHPKDVQDGKIELSNTDITTNLPYDQRVFMCFDHHESELTRNKEMKDRNNWHIDGHAKSAARVVYDYYKKEGYALEHISDEIMTAVDKGDSADFTEDEILNPKDWVLMNFLMDARTGLGRFHDFRISNYDLMMELIDYCVNHSIKEVLELPDVKERVDLYMEQSERFKAQLKEISHMDGKVIVVDQKAAGDTIYAGNRFMIYALYPEAEISVHVAWGFKKQNTAVMIGKSIINRSSKFNIGELCLEYGGGGHANAGTCQIDNDKIDSVLPEIISRINAG; via the coding sequence ATGAGCGATAAAATGAGACTGGTAACACGAAGTGACTTTGATGGATTGGTTTGCGCAATGATCCTTAAGGAATGTAATCTTATCGAAGACATTAAGTTTGTACATCCCAAGGATGTTCAGGACGGCAAAATTGAGCTGTCCAATACAGATATTACTACCAACTTACCTTATGATCAGCGTGTCTTTATGTGTTTTGATCATCATGAGTCAGAGCTTACCCGTAATAAAGAGATGAAGGACAGGAACAACTGGCATATTGATGGTCACGCTAAATCTGCAGCCAGAGTTGTCTATGATTATTATAAGAAAGAGGGATATGCCCTTGAGCATATTTCAGATGAGATCATGACAGCAGTTGATAAGGGTGATTCAGCTGATTTTACAGAAGATGAGATTCTAAATCCCAAGGACTGGGTTCTTATGAACTTCCTTATGGATGCAAGAACAGGTCTTGGAAGATTCCATGATTTCAGAATATCCAACTATGATCTGATGATGGAACTTATTGATTATTGTGTAAACCACAGTATCAAGGAAGTATTAGAGCTCCCTGATGTAAAAGAAAGAGTTGATCTGTATATGGAGCAGTCTGAGCGCTTCAAGGCTCAGCTCAAAGAAATATCTCATATGGATGGCAAGGTCATCGTAGTTGACCAGAAAGCTGCCGGAGATACAATTTATGCCGGAAACAGATTTATGATCTATGCTCTTTATCCGGAAGCTGAGATATCAGTTCATGTCGCATGGGGCTTTAAAAAGCAGAACACTGCAGTAATGATCGGTAAATCTATTATCAACAGATCTTCCAAGTTCAATATTGGTGAGCTTTGCCTTGAATATGGCGGAGGCGGCCATGCCAATGCAGGAACCTGCCAGATTGATAATGATAAGATAGATTCAGTTCTTCCTGAAATTATAAGTAGGATCAATGCGGGCTAA
- a CDS encoding carbon starvation CstA family protein yields the protein MNAAVLLLASVVVLVAGYVFYGGWLAKQWGIDPNRKTPAHELEDGMDYVPAKTPVVMGHHFSSIAGAGPINGPIQAAVFGWVPVLLWVLIGGIFFGGVHDFGALFASLRNKGQSIGEIIDNSMGRAAKKLFLTFGYLTLILVVAAFSSIVASTFGNTTAKGDAVTGATLAANESTAMISILFIALAIAFGFLIYRKNISIGIASVVGVLGIVAIVALGLNFHPISLSYNAWMWIVGAYILVASVTPVWILLQPRDYLSSFLLYFMIAAGIIAVVGGVVTGNGNFQIPAFGDAALKGTGVFTTGTAFPALFVTIACGAISGFHSLVSSGTSAKQLDNEKNARPVAYGSMLIECLVAVISLCAIGFVWAAASDGTYASPTQVFAGGLSAMIATFAPGMQNIMYQLLILAVSVFCLTSLDTATRLARYMFQEFFLNDGQTNKDVTGLRKVITNPYVSTALTVVLGVALGMNGYTKIWPLFGAANQLLAAIGLLAVCTWLGSVGKNNKMFYVPMVFMLAVTICSLVQTISSKMAAYTSGNADYWALIQSIIAVLLVALSLVLAFIAARTLIQQHNEKKAQKAQKAA from the coding sequence ATGAATGCAGCAGTTTTACTTCTTGCAAGCGTTGTAGTCCTGGTGGCAGGATATGTATTCTACGGCGGATGGCTTGCAAAACAATGGGGAATCGATCCAAATAGAAAGACACCGGCTCATGAGCTGGAGGATGGCATGGATTATGTTCCCGCCAAAACACCGGTTGTCATGGGACACCACTTTTCTTCTATAGCAGGAGCAGGTCCTATAAACGGTCCTATCCAGGCTGCAGTTTTTGGCTGGGTTCCGGTTCTTTTGTGGGTTTTAATAGGTGGAATTTTCTTTGGAGGCGTGCACGACTTTGGTGCTCTGTTTGCTTCTCTTAGAAATAAGGGACAGTCAATTGGTGAGATCATCGATAATTCAATGGGAAGAGCAGCCAAAAAGCTGTTTTTGACCTTTGGATATCTTACCCTGATCCTTGTTGTAGCAGCTTTTAGTTCTATTGTAGCCAGCACTTTTGGCAATACCACAGCCAAGGGAGATGCTGTTACAGGCGCAACTCTTGCTGCCAACGAATCAACTGCAATGATTTCTATTCTGTTTATAGCACTTGCCATAGCTTTTGGTTTCCTTATCTATCGCAAGAATATATCTATAGGAATTGCTTCTGTTGTTGGTGTTTTGGGAATCGTAGCTATCGTAGCACTAGGCCTTAATTTCCATCCGATCTCACTTTCCTACAATGCATGGATGTGGATTGTCGGAGCATATATCCTTGTAGCATCCGTTACACCTGTTTGGATCCTGCTCCAGCCAAGAGATTACCTCAGCTCTTTCCTTCTCTATTTCATGATCGCTGCAGGTATCATCGCTGTTGTAGGTGGTGTTGTAACAGGAAACGGCAATTTCCAGATCCCTGCTTTTGGAGATGCTGCGCTTAAGGGCACAGGAGTATTTACAACCGGAACTGCTTTCCCCGCACTGTTTGTAACAATCGCATGCGGCGCTATATCAGGTTTCCACTCACTAGTTTCATCCGGCACAAGTGCCAAGCAGCTTGATAATGAAAAGAATGCTCGTCCTGTAGCTTATGGTTCAATGCTGATCGAATGTCTTGTTGCAGTCATCTCTCTGTGTGCGATCGGCTTTGTATGGGCCGCAGCTTCTGACGGAACATACGCAAGTCCAACTCAGGTTTTTGCAGGCGGCTTATCAGCTATGATAGCAACCTTCGCACCCGGAATGCAGAATATCATGTATCAGCTCCTTATTCTTGCTGTTTCAGTATTCTGCCTTACATCTCTTGATACAGCTACAAGACTTGCAAGATACATGTTCCAGGAATTTTTCTTAAACGATGGTCAGACCAATAAAGATGTTACCGGACTTAGGAAAGTCATCACCAATCCTTATGTATCTACTGCTCTTACTGTAGTTTTGGGCGTTGCCCTTGGCATGAATGGATACACCAAGATCTGGCCGCTGTTTGGTGCAGCCAACCAGCTCCTTGCAGCTATCGGACTTCTCGCAGTTTGCACCTGGCTTGGAAGCGTAGGCAAGAACAACAAAATGTTCTATGTTCCTATGGTATTCATGCTCGCCGTAACAATCTGCTCACTGGTTCAGACAATCAGCTCCAAGATGGCTGCTTACACCAGTGGAAATGCAGATTACTGGGCACTTATCCAGTCAATAATCGCTGTGCTCCTCGTAGCTCTTTCACTTGTACTTGCCTTCATTGCTGCAAGAACCCTTATCCAGCAGCACAATGAAAAGAAAGCTCAAAAAGCTCAGAAGGCAGCATAA
- a CDS encoding YoaK family protein: MQKSESFRLSALLSFSGGLQDAYTYNVRDGVFANAQTGNVVLMSQNFMLGEWTKGLRYLFPLVSFAAGVFLAERIESRFKSSSRIHWRQIVLLVEIVMLVIVGFLPASCSMIANMLVSFACAMQVQTFRKVHGYGYASTMCIGNLRSGTESLSQFIRTGEKKSLYKSLHFFGIIIIFAIGAGIGGVLSGKLGITTIWISPLILVLVTLMMIRE, encoded by the coding sequence ATGCAGAAATCTGAAAGCTTTAGATTAAGTGCGCTACTATCTTTTTCAGGAGGTTTGCAGGATGCATATACTTATAATGTGAGAGATGGCGTTTTTGCCAATGCCCAGACAGGCAATGTGGTTCTGATGAGCCAGAACTTTATGCTGGGTGAGTGGACCAAAGGACTTCGTTATCTTTTCCCGCTTGTTTCGTTTGCTGCCGGAGTATTTCTTGCAGAGAGAATAGAGAGCAGATTTAAGAGCAGCTCCAGAATTCACTGGCGGCAGATAGTTCTTTTGGTGGAGATCGTTATGCTTGTAATTGTTGGCTTTTTGCCTGCTTCCTGTAGCATGATAGCAAATATGCTTGTATCTTTTGCATGCGCCATGCAGGTTCAGACCTTTAGAAAAGTTCACGGATACGGCTATGCCAGCACCATGTGTATAGGAAATCTTAGAAGCGGGACAGAGAGCCTTTCACAGTTCATCAGGACCGGGGAAAAGAAATCCCTTTATAAATCTCTTCATTTCTTTGGGATCATCATTATATTTGCCATAGGAGCCGGGATAGGCGGAGTATTATCGGGTAAACTCGGGATCACTACGATATGGATATCACCACTGATACTTGTTTTAGTGACTTTGATGATGATAAGAGAATGA
- a CDS encoding bifunctional hydroxymethylpyrimidine kinase/phosphomethylpyrimidine kinase — MKVAAINDLSGFGKCSLVADMTVLAAMGIQCCPIPTAVLSAQTGYPSYFFKDLTGIIPEYQTKWHEQGEKFDGIITGFMMSSKQAGNSLEFIREFKSSETKVLVDPVMGDDGKTYRNYSNELLEIIREMVKEADIITPNLTELVLLAGENPDRIMGLKGDDLIEEIYRLSMLTGGDKGKTVAVTGIPLLKDGVVGNFILEKGERKVVTSESNGVHYSGTGDLFAAVFLGEILRGGSAYDAAEIASDFIRTSVNDTPDDMPPRAGVEYEKNLKMLIR, encoded by the coding sequence ATGAAGGTAGCAGCAATTAACGATCTTTCCGGATTTGGTAAGTGTTCATTAGTGGCGGATATGACTGTTCTGGCAGCTATGGGGATACAATGTTGTCCAATACCCACAGCGGTATTAAGTGCGCAGACAGGATATCCGTCATATTTTTTTAAAGATCTTACAGGAATAATTCCTGAGTATCAGACAAAATGGCATGAACAGGGAGAAAAATTTGACGGCATAATAACCGGCTTTATGATGAGCAGCAAACAAGCGGGAAACAGCCTTGAATTTATCAGAGAGTTTAAGTCATCAGAGACTAAAGTACTGGTTGATCCGGTTATGGGAGATGACGGTAAGACTTATAGGAATTATTCAAATGAGCTTTTGGAAATCATAAGAGAAATGGTAAAAGAGGCAGATATAATAACTCCCAATTTAACTGAACTGGTCCTTCTTGCAGGTGAAAACCCTGACAGGATAATGGGACTAAAAGGAGATGACTTGATAGAGGAAATATACAGACTCTCGATGCTTACAGGAGGAGATAAGGGCAAGACAGTGGCTGTTACAGGTATTCCTCTTTTAAAAGACGGAGTTGTGGGGAATTTCATTCTCGAGAAGGGGGAGAGAAAGGTTGTTACATCAGAAAGTAACGGAGTCCACTACTCAGGAACGGGAGATTTGTTCGCAGCGGTATTTCTTGGAGAAATACTAAGAGGAGGAAGTGCTTATGATGCTGCGGAAATAGCGAGTGATTTCATTCGCACTTCGGTAAATGACACACCTGATGATATGCCGCCTCGTGCAGGAGTTGAGTATGAGAAGAATCTGAAAATGCTGATAAGATGA
- a CDS encoding TIGR04002 family protein yields the protein MERKNSRIYNMALCGVFAALITVFTAYIGHVPVGVNGGYVHFGDGLIYLAAAILPMPYAMLAGAIGGGIADLLTAPAWAIATVMIKMLIVIPFSNKGNKIVSKRNIVAPVISYFISATGYFLAEALLFGTKTAILTSFSGSLVQSSGSMIFFLMLGVTLDRVGFKAKMGA from the coding sequence ATGGAAAGAAAAAACAGCAGAATCTACAACATGGCGCTTTGCGGAGTATTTGCAGCACTCATTACAGTTTTTACCGCCTATATAGGACATGTTCCTGTAGGTGTAAATGGCGGTTATGTTCATTTTGGCGACGGACTGATTTACCTTGCTGCCGCGATACTTCCAATGCCATATGCAATGCTGGCTGGCGCCATAGGAGGAGGGATTGCAGATCTTCTGACAGCACCTGCCTGGGCTATAGCAACTGTGATGATCAAGATGCTCATAGTCATTCCGTTTTCAAACAAGGGAAATAAAATAGTCAGTAAGCGAAATATTGTGGCACCTGTTATTTCATACTTTATTTCGGCTACAGGTTACTTCCTTGCCGAGGCATTATTATTTGGAACAAAGACAGCTATTCTTACAAGCTTTTCCGGGAGTCTTGTACAATCATCAGGCAGTATGATCTTTTTCCTGATGCTTGGAGTAACTTTGGACAGAGTTGGTTTTAAGGCTAAAATGGGGGCATGA
- a CDS encoding TatD family nuclease-associated radical SAM protein: MADIIYTYKDSVYANITNKCNCRCTFCIRFVKDGVGDATTLWHQVNPTLREVLDAIKNFDFSGYKELVFCGYGEPTCQLDILLEAAAYAKKEKGLKIRLNTNGQGSVENGRDIVPELAGVIDSVSVSLNAPSQKEYEEVTRPQHDNAFESMIKFTKRCREEIGDVRWSIVDVLPQEEKDRCIALSNKYDIPLRIRKKT, from the coding sequence ATGGCAGATATAATTTATACATACAAAGACAGCGTATATGCAAATATTACTAATAAGTGCAATTGCAGATGTACCTTCTGTATTCGTTTTGTAAAAGACGGAGTAGGAGATGCCACGACTCTATGGCATCAGGTTAACCCGACTCTTAGAGAAGTACTTGATGCGATTAAAAACTTTGATTTTTCAGGCTACAAAGAGCTTGTTTTCTGCGGCTATGGAGAGCCTACGTGTCAGCTTGATATTCTTTTAGAGGCTGCTGCTTATGCAAAGAAGGAAAAAGGACTTAAAATAAGGCTCAATACAAATGGGCAGGGCTCTGTAGAAAATGGCAGAGACATAGTTCCTGAACTTGCAGGGGTGATAGATAGCGTCTCCGTAAGTCTTAATGCTCCTTCCCAAAAAGAGTATGAAGAGGTAACAAGACCTCAGCATGACAACGCCTTTGAAAGTATGATCAAGTTTACAAAAAGGTGCAGAGAAGAAATTGGAGACGTCAGATGGTCAATTGTTGATGTCCTTCCACAAGAAGAAAAGGACAGGTGCATAGCCCTGTCCAATAAATACGATATTCCTCTTAGGATAAGAAAGAAAACTTAA
- a CDS encoding LrgB family protein has product MSEFMQNSAYAGVTISLLSYSLGTYLKKKFGFGFLNPLLISIIATILFLFACGVDYDTYSEGAKYLSWLLTPATVCLAIPLYEEWELLKNNAKAVMLGILSGVLTSLVTVFVLSKLMGLSHESYVTLLPKSITTAIGMGVSEELGGYVTITVAVIVITGVLGNILGEFICKIFRIHEPISKGLALGTAAHAIGTAKAMEIGEIEGAMSSLSIAVAGILTVILATAFAGLI; this is encoded by the coding sequence ATGAGTGAATTTATGCAAAACAGCGCTTATGCCGGAGTTACAATAAGCCTTTTATCATATAGTCTTGGTACATACCTTAAAAAGAAATTTGGATTCGGATTTTTGAATCCTCTTCTCATATCCATCATCGCAACAATTCTTTTCCTGTTTGCCTGCGGTGTTGACTACGACACATATAGCGAAGGTGCCAAGTACCTTAGCTGGCTCCTGACGCCAGCCACAGTCTGCCTTGCCATTCCTTTATATGAAGAATGGGAACTGCTCAAGAATAATGCCAAGGCAGTAATGCTCGGCATATTATCAGGCGTTCTGACGAGCCTTGTAACCGTATTTGTCTTATCCAAGCTCATGGGGCTTTCTCATGAAAGCTACGTAACTTTGCTTCCCAAGTCCATCACTACAGCTATCGGAATGGGCGTATCTGAGGAACTTGGCGGATATGTGACTATCACAGTTGCCGTCATAGTAATTACCGGTGTTCTGGGAAATATACTAGGTGAATTTATCTGTAAGATATTCCGAATCCATGAGCCTATATCCAAGGGTCTTGCTCTTGGAACAGCAGCACACGCTATTGGCACTGCCAAGGCCATGGAAATCGGAGAAATAGAAGGAGCCATGAGTTCTCTTTCAATTGCAGTTGCCGGAATTCTCACTGTAATACTTGCAACTGCGTTCGCAGGACTGATTTAA
- a CDS encoding CidA/LrgA family protein — MKFLKQFLIILAVSLMGEICKAYLPLPIPASIYGMVFMFVFLLTGVIKLEQVKDAGKFLIEIMPVMFIPAGVGLMSSWSVLQSVLLPVSVITVITIFTVMAATGLVSQVIIRKSKKTTNEYKEAA, encoded by the coding sequence ATGAAGTTTTTAAAGCAGTTTTTAATTATTCTTGCTGTTTCTCTTATGGGAGAAATCTGTAAGGCATATCTTCCGCTACCAATTCCTGCAAGTATTTACGGAATGGTTTTCATGTTCGTCTTTCTTCTTACAGGAGTTATCAAGCTTGAACAGGTAAAAGATGCAGGGAAATTCCTGATAGAGATCATGCCGGTCATGTTCATTCCGGCAGGTGTAGGACTTATGTCATCCTGGAGTGTTCTGCAGAGCGTGCTTCTCCCTGTATCAGTAATTACAGTTATCACAATATTCACTGTTATGGCTGCAACCGGCCTTGTTTCTCAGGTAATAATCAGAAAGAGTAAGAAGACTACCAATGAGTACAAGGAGGCAGCGTGA
- a CDS encoding glycoside hydrolase family 31 protein, with amino-acid sequence MVNISEGNIFYPVGKGMLRLMLMQGGIVRTSFSQDGVFDPRQGEDINTLPPEKNCEVIQGQNEIVIRTPDIQIKINEETAAVSYMDINGRSLLTERAVCPRQLEQISLYRVSDNKSAIVEEIATADGIKKKIKAADKEEYGSAYKTRTYFEFAEDEMLLGFGQGENGEWNLRGSTYYIHQANRKIAIPMVVSTNKYGILLSTKSPALFSEKNGVSFVQTEADYYLDYYFIPGTVTTDVIKGFRKLTGRASMLPKWAYGYIQSKERYKTQEEMLEVAKEFRRRKIGIDCLVLDWLSWEDGKWGQKSFDKSRFPTPKEMTDELHRMGIHFMMSIWPNMSPNTEDNAEFKALNLLLPGTDIYNAFDEKARNLYFSQVERNLLPSEVDAFWCDSSEPITPEWEHHIEPEDGEKYCEFKTDAGNIMPLEMANSYGLYHAMTIWDGLRRIRPDKRVVNLTRSGWAGSQKYGTILWSGDVSASWDCLRKQVRAGLQMAASGMPYWTLDAGAFFVKRGFQWYWNGDYDGINEDYKKLYTRWLEFAAFLPIFRSHGTDVSREPWAFGDAGDKYYEAIVSAIKGRYRLFPYIYSVGAMACIRDDMIIRPLFFDYPEEENICEISDQYMFGPSLMVCPVLDEDDKLSIYLPAGNDWYDYYTGDFYEGGRTIDYKCPIDRIAVFAKAGSIIPVTEPLDSTEYYNGQTIGVRVFPGKDAYFDLYDDDGESNGYERGEYSISRIIWDDKAGKIICDNKKLNIKKYD; translated from the coding sequence ATGGTTAACATTAGTGAGGGTAACATCTTTTATCCTGTTGGCAAGGGCATGCTGAGGCTGATGCTCATGCAGGGAGGTATTGTCAGAACATCTTTTTCACAGGATGGAGTATTTGATCCAAGGCAGGGGGAGGATATAAATACGCTTCCGCCGGAGAAAAACTGTGAAGTCATTCAGGGGCAAAATGAAATAGTGATAAGAACCCCGGATATTCAAATTAAGATTAATGAAGAGACGGCAGCTGTTTCATATATGGACATAAATGGCAGATCTCTTTTAACTGAAAGGGCAGTTTGTCCAAGGCAGCTTGAACAGATAAGTCTTTATAGAGTTTCTGATAACAAAAGCGCTATAGTTGAAGAAATTGCTACAGCTGACGGGATCAAGAAGAAAATAAAAGCTGCTGATAAGGAAGAGTACGGCTCTGCTTATAAGACCAGGACCTATTTTGAGTTTGCAGAAGATGAGATGCTCCTTGGCTTTGGACAGGGAGAAAATGGCGAATGGAATCTTCGCGGCAGTACCTATTATATTCATCAGGCTAATCGTAAGATAGCAATCCCCATGGTCGTATCGACAAACAAGTATGGAATTTTGCTTAGCACCAAGTCACCGGCTCTTTTTTCCGAAAAAAATGGAGTATCTTTTGTTCAGACTGAGGCGGACTATTATCTGGATTATTACTTTATTCCGGGCACAGTCACAACCGATGTTATAAAAGGCTTCAGAAAGCTCACAGGCAGAGCTTCCATGCTTCCTAAATGGGCTTATGGATATATTCAGTCCAAAGAGAGGTACAAAACTCAGGAAGAAATGTTGGAGGTCGCCAAAGAGTTTAGAAGAAGGAAAATAGGGATTGACTGCCTTGTTCTTGACTGGCTTAGCTGGGAAGATGGCAAATGGGGACAGAAAAGCTTTGATAAGAGCAGGTTCCCTACGCCCAAAGAGATGACTGATGAGCTTCACCGGATGGGAATCCATTTCATGATGTCCATTTGGCCGAATATGAGTCCAAATACTGAAGATAATGCAGAATTTAAGGCATTAAATCTTTTACTTCCGGGAACTGATATTTATAATGCCTTTGATGAGAAGGCGAGAAATCTGTATTTTTCACAGGTTGAAAGAAATCTGCTCCCTTCAGAAGTTGATGCCTTTTGGTGCGACTCAAGTGAACCTATTACGCCTGAGTGGGAGCATCATATAGAGCCTGAGGATGGAGAAAAATACTGCGAATTTAAAACAGATGCGGGAAATATCATGCCACTTGAAATGGCTAATTCCTATGGGCTATATCATGCTATGACAATATGGGACGGCCTTAGGAGGATCAGGCCTGATAAAAGAGTGGTCAACCTGACCAGAAGCGGCTGGGCCGGAAGCCAGAAATACGGAACAATACTTTGGTCCGGAGATGTCTCTGCAAGTTGGGATTGCCTTAGAAAGCAGGTAAGAGCAGGTCTTCAGATGGCAGCAAGTGGAATGCCTTACTGGACACTTGATGCAGGAGCATTCTTCGTTAAAAGAGGATTTCAGTGGTACTGGAATGGTGACTACGATGGAATCAACGAAGACTACAAAAAGCTCTACACAAGGTGGCTTGAATTTGCAGCTTTTTTGCCAATATTCAGATCTCATGGAACTGATGTCAGCAGGGAGCCCTGGGCCTTTGGCGACGCCGGAGATAAATACTACGAGGCGATAGTAAGTGCAATTAAGGGCAGATACAGACTCTTTCCGTATATTTATTCTGTGGGTGCTATGGCGTGCATCAGGGATGACATGATAATAAGACCGCTGTTTTTTGATTATCCTGAAGAAGAGAATATATGCGAAATATCAGATCAGTATATGTTCGGGCCAAGCCTTATGGTCTGTCCTGTTCTGGATGAAGATGACAAGCTCAGTATATATCTGCCTGCCGGAAATGACTGGTACGACTATTACACAGGAGATTTTTATGAAGGCGGAAGGACTATAGACTATAAATGTCCAATTGACAGAATTGCTGTTTTTGCCAAGGCCGGCAGTATAATTCCTGTTACGGAGCCTTTAGACTCTACAGAATACTATAACGGACAGACAATCGGTGTCAGGGTATTTCCTGGAAAAGATGCCTATTTTGACCTCTACGATGATGATGGCGAATCAAATGGATATGAAAGAGGTGAGTATAGTATCAGCAGGATTATCTGGGATGATAAAGCAGGCAAAATTATTTGTGATAACAAAAAATTGAACATCAAAAAATATGATTAA
- a CDS encoding Fur family transcriptional regulator, with amino-acid sequence MSNEFVISLLKDKGFRITKQRKLIIDIILSSDGASCKEIYHKVSAKDKTVGSATVYRMIRLLEDIGVLKHVDMIALQGR; translated from the coding sequence ATGAGTAACGAATTCGTGATTTCACTTTTAAAAGATAAGGGATTTAGAATAACCAAGCAGCGAAAGCTGATAATAGACATCATCCTCAGCAGCGATGGAGCTTCCTGCAAGGAAATATACCACAAGGTTTCTGCCAAGGATAAAACAGTAGGCTCTGCTACTGTTTATAGAATGATAAGGCTTTTAGAAGATATCGGTGTTCTCAAACACGTTGATATGATAGCTCTTCAGGGAAGGTAA
- a CDS encoding heavy-metal-associated domain-containing protein, with amino-acid sequence MDTTTIIAAVVLLAALSLLIFMMRRKLTHGSSCCGTHEASERKIKVADKKISNYSYHYEVKIGQMVCSNCATRVENAFNKNDGIYAKVDLENKRAIVHAKRELGRNDVAQFMNGLPYVIKDFNDIKL; translated from the coding sequence ATGGATACTACAACAATTATTGCTGCAGTAGTATTACTGGCAGCATTGTCTTTACTTATTTTTATGATGAGGAGAAAGCTTACTCATGGAAGTTCCTGCTGTGGAACGCATGAAGCTTCAGAGCGCAAGATCAAGGTTGCTGATAAGAAGATCAGCAATTACAGCTATCACTATGAAGTCAAAATAGGGCAGATGGTGTGCAGTAACTGTGCGACCAGAGTAGAGAATGCTTTTAACAAAAATGATGGCATCTATGCCAAGGTTGATCTGGAAAATAAGAGAGCTATAGTCCATGCCAAACGCGAACTTGGCAGAAATGATGTTGCACAGTTTATGAATGGACTTCCGTACGTTATTAAGGATTTTAATGATATAAAACTGTGA
- a CDS encoding GDSL-type esterase/lipase family protein, translated as MGNILAFGDSNTWGLIPGSFPYRRYSEKVRWTGVLQKKVRNMRVLEEGLCGRTTVFEDKYRSGRKGVNTLKKILAGKSSFNSVVLMLGTNDCKKDYAASPTDIGRGIEECIDQLEEYVSPEKVLLVSPIYLGDEVWRPEKDPEFDLASVNTSRQLKGVYEEIAKRRGVNFLAASDYVSADEKDDEHLNEEGHRIFADVIYDKLREMKVV; from the coding sequence ATGGGAAATATTCTTGCATTTGGAGATTCTAATACCTGGGGACTTATTCCCGGATCATTTCCATACAGAAGATACTCTGAGAAGGTGCGCTGGACAGGCGTACTTCAGAAAAAAGTCAGGAATATGAGAGTTCTTGAAGAGGGCTTGTGCGGCAGGACAACTGTTTTTGAAGACAAGTACAGATCCGGCAGAAAGGGCGTCAATACTCTAAAGAAGATACTCGCAGGTAAATCCTCTTTTAATTCCGTAGTTCTGATGCTTGGAACAAATGATTGCAAAAAAGATTATGCTGCATCTCCTACAGACATTGGCAGAGGGATTGAGGAGTGTATAGACCAGCTCGAAGAATATGTTTCGCCTGAAAAAGTTCTTTTGGTTTCTCCTATATATCTTGGTGATGAAGTATGGAGACCGGAGAAAGACCCTGAGTTTGATCTGGCTTCTGTTAATACCAGCAGGCAGTTAAAGGGAGTATATGAGGAAATTGCAAAGAGAAGAGGAGTAAACTTTCTTGCAGCTTCTGATTATGTTTCTGCTGATGAGAAGGATGATGAACATCTAAATGAAGAAGGACACCGCATCTTTGCAGATGTTATTTATGATAAATTAAGAGAAATGAAAGTTGTTTGA
- a CDS encoding pyridoxamine 5'-phosphate oxidase family protein has translation MKRVEQFLKEAGTYYLATVEGDQPRVRPFGTAHIFEDKLYIQTGKVKEVSKQLHANPKAEICAFKNGEWLRVAAEFVEDDRIEARQSMLDAYPSLQNMYKADDGNTEVFYLKNATATFSSFTHEPEVEKF, from the coding sequence ATGAAAAGAGTAGAACAGTTCTTAAAAGAAGCAGGAACCTACTATCTGGCTACTGTTGAAGGCGATCAGCCAAGAGTAAGACCCTTTGGAACAGCACACATTTTTGAAGATAAACTTTATATCCAGACAGGTAAGGTAAAAGAAGTATCCAAGCAGCTTCATGCTAACCCAAAGGCTGAAATCTGTGCTTTCAAAAACGGCGAATGGCTCAGAGTTGCAGCAGAGTTTGTAGAAGATGACAGAATCGAAGCTCGCCAGTCCATGCTTGATGCATATCCTTCACTTCAGAACATGTACAAGGCCGATGACGGAAATACAGAAGTATTCTATTTAAAAAATGCTACTGCTACTTTCAGTTCATTTACACACGAGCCTGAAGTAGAGAAATTCTGA